GGTTATCCAGCATCGACGACGCGCGGTCGGCGGCGGTCGTCGGGCTCGTCGAACGCATCGGCGCGAGCACGGAGCGGCTGAGTGAGCTGCTCACCGACGGGTCCGTCCTTAGCGCACATCTGGTGATGACCGCGGAGCGGGTGGTCGCTGCCGAGGCGGCACGCACGCTGGGTTCACTCGCCCTGATGGGGGTCCGGGTCGACGAGTTGATCGTGAACCAGATTCTGGTGCAAGACGATTCGTACGAATACCGCAACCTGCCCGAGCATCCCGCCTTCGACTGGTACGCCGAGCGGATCTCCGAACAGCAGACCGTCCTCGACGAACTCGACACCCTGATCGGCGACGTGCAGTTGGTGCTCGTTCCGCATCTCGCAGGGGAACCGATCGGTGCCAAAGCGCTCGGCGAACTGCTGGATGCGGCGCGCAGGCGCGACGGCGCACCGCCCCCCGGTCCGCTCAAGCCGGTGGTCGACAGGGAATCCGGATCCGGACTCGAAGCCATCTACCGGTTGCGGCTAGAGTTGCCGCAGATCGACTCTTCCGCCCTCTCGCTCGGGCGGGTCGACGATGACTTGATCATCGGTGCCGGGGGGATGCGGCGTCGTGTCCGGCTGGCTTCCGTCCTGCGTCGCTGCATAGTGATGGATGCGCAGCTGCGAGGTAGTGAGCTGACAGTGCGGTTCCGACCAAATCCGGAGGTGTGGCCGAAGTGACTGGCGAACACCCCGATATCAGTCCCGAGTTGCGGCAGCTTGCGCAGTCGATTCTGGACCAGATCGACCCCTTGGTGCGGTTGGCTGCGGCGCGCGCATCTTCGGGCACCGCCAGTCCCGGCAAGTGTCAGCAGGTGTGGTGTCCGGTGTGCGCGCTCGCGGCGCTGGCGACCGGCGAACAACACCCGCTGCTGACGGTCGTCGCTGATCACAGCGTCGCGCTGCTGTCGGTGATCAGGGCGATCCTGGACGACGCCGCAGACACAGATGCCGCCCAGTCAGGCGGACCATCAGATGCCCCACCCGACGGTGATGGGCCCCCGCCGGACGGTCCGCCG
The nucleotide sequence above comes from Mycolicibacterium moriokaense. Encoded proteins:
- a CDS encoding ArsA family ATPase; translated protein: MNSGPSTARISLFVGKGGVGKSTLATATAVRDARAGMRVLLVSTDQAHSIGDVLGTPITPTGRRAPTRVFAHLESGRDDGGGFLDALALDTLALLETHWRDIAGLLAGKFPESDLGSVAPEELSALPGIQEVLGLHEVGELAASGEWDHVVVDCASTADALRMLTLPAAFALYLERAWPRHRRLSSIDDARSAAVVGLVERIGASTERLSELLTDGSVLSAHLVMTAERVVAAEAARTLGSLALMGVRVDELIVNQILVQDDSYEYRNLPEHPAFDWYAERISEQQTVLDELDTLIGDVQLVLVPHLAGEPIGAKALGELLDAARRRDGAPPPGPLKPVVDRESGSGLEAIYRLRLELPQIDSSALSLGRVDDDLIIGAGGMRRRVRLASVLRRCIVMDAQLRGSELTVRFRPNPEVWPK